From Chryseotalea sp. WA131a:
TTGAAGGTGCTTTTGGCGGCTTGAATTCAAGCGGGTCAAATCCTGTTTACTCCTATAATCACGATGATAACATAATCGCTTACGTAACTCCACTTTAATGAAATTGGTATGAGAAGAAATATGTCAATTGCCTTGATGTTGTTGGCTGGGTTAGCTATGACAGCATGCCCAGGGCCTTACCAAGGTCCGGGTATTACCTACAGAATCTTTATTTATTACAAAAACGGAAAAGGTGAAAATTTATTTGACCCCGCCACAAGTGGGCGCTTTGAGAGAAGCAAAGTAAAGTTGAATGGTGATGATTCTGGGTTTACAATAGATAGCGTCAGGTATAACAGTAAAATGCCCAAAGGTTTTGCGCTTTCGTTTATTCCCTCTAGAGGTGCAAATGGCAAAAGCGCATTGGATATTATTTCAATCAATGATGCAATCGAAGATACCCTCTCCAGTAAGTATTCTGGAGAAACACTAATCTCTTGCACCTACAGTGGAATGAATGTGCTTCCATCTCCTATGACCTCCCCTCTTTTTCCGGTAGTGATAGTAAAGTGAATAAATCGTTTGATGATTGCGGTGGATTAAATTTTTATTGGTTGTTTGGCTTACTGTCTTTTTCAATTTTGGATTTGCACAGCAATCTGGTAAGTTCAGGTTTACCATAGGGATGGGCACTTCTGAATCGAATAAGTTTTCGGTTTATCATATTGAGCCATCTAGGCGCATCCAAAAAAATGTAATATTAGGTGCGAGGTTTGAGTTGCACAATGTGCCAAACGTTGAGGAACTCTTTTCATACACGTTTGCGAGCCATTATTATTTTCCCAACGCACACATCATGAATATGTCAGTACGCTTTTTTGCGGGCTTAGGTTTAGGGTGCTATTCGGCTGCAAACAGAGCGACCGTAATAAGCTACTCGGCAAGTGGCCCTTTGCACACGTATGTCGAGGGTGTAGATGGAGTACGGGGCGGGTTCTATCCTCGCTTCGGCCTAGAATTCAATCGATTTGCCTTTTCGTTTGAATACAATTTTATTTATCGTAGAGAGGTTCGCACCACCTATTTTTTATACTCTTCCACTGGTTTGCAGACATGGTCGACCCCTTATGTTTTTAATACAGCTAACTATGCTTCTTTTAAGCTGAGTTATTATTTGGGCGCAAGAACGAATGATGATTTCAAAAAGGTGGAGTATGACGGGCAGAATTTTCGTAAGCTACGATTGGGGTTCGGGCTCGGGTATGCTGATCTTCACGCCAGCGATGGTCAGTCCACCAAAGGTGCTATTGTATTGTATGCAGAACCATCTTACCGAATCAGAAATGAAATAGCCATTGGCATTAGGCTTGAGTTGGTAGGCAGTTCATCCTACAAAATAAGTTCTCAGGGCATCGCGGGGCAGTATTACTTTTCAAATAGAAACTTCCGCCCTTTTGCGGGTGCGGGGATAAGCCTGTTCAAATCAAGATTCAATGATTCCAATTATGTTACTTACTTGAAATACTATTCGTCAAATGAACAAATGGCCATTGGCGTCTATCCGCGCATAGGCTTTGATGCAGGTCATTTTTCTTGCACCATTGATTGGAATTTTGTTTCCCCTACTCGGGCTACTATTAATAGCTTTGATATCCTTAATGGTATAAACAATCAATCATATGAAGGAAATATTAACAGCAGCTACCTCTCGATAAAAGGCGGTATGTTTATAGGCGGAGGCAGAAAAAAATTACGCTATAATTGAGTGATTAACAATTCAGATATCCAAAAATCCCTCTGGCAAATCTACCTTAATTAATTTCTTCGTCTTGTTGGTGCTGGTGATAAAGGGCCCGTTTACAGGAATTAAAACTTCTTTTGTATTGTAATTTAGGGTAAGCAAGCGGTTGGGGCCGGTGGGCGAAACTTCTGTAATGGTGCCGAGTAAGCCCAATGTTTTGTCTTCTACCTGAAAGCCCAACACTTCGTCATCATAAAATTCTCCCCGCTTAAGTTTGGGGCGAATCGTTTTGGGCAGGTAGAGGCTACAGCCTTTCAATTCGTTTGCGTTTTCAGTAGTGTCGATGTCTTCGAATTTGAAAAACGTTTTATCACCTCTATCGGA
This genomic window contains:
- the rimM gene encoding 16S rRNA processing protein RimM, yielding MDKNLCYKIGYVARTHGLKGEVTAILSDSIDLEEIKSLFIEVRNDLVPHFIESFSDRGDKTFFKFEDIDTTENANELKGCSLYLPKTIRPKLKRGEFYDDEVLGFQVEDKTLGLLGTITEVSPTGPNRLLTLNYNTKEVLIPVNGPFITSTNKTKKLIKVDLPEGFLDI